The DNA region CGTTGACCTCGTCCGTCGTGGTCATGGGAAGCAAGACGAGTTCAGCGTCCGCCCCGGCGGCGAGTTCGCCCGCGGTCTCGAGCAGCAATCGATGTCGGTCCGTGTCGTCGACGACGACGAGTCCTGTGTTCATAGTCACTGATACGCTCGATATTGTGAAAGTACTTGCGTGAATACACGACTCATGGGAGACAGTATCGTGCGTCTGTGACCGTCTTACGGGGTTGGGGAGGCATGACACGATCGATAGAAACGCACGAAACTCGTATCAGAAATAATAGACCGAGTGGCTGGCTATCTCTCGAGACTACCCAACGACTTTCTCGATTCGAGTCCAGGTGTCGGATATGACCACACCGACGGACCCGGACGATTCGAGTCGGCTCGAGCGGACGCTCGGGCGGGCCTGGTCCGACGACCGACCGTGGGAGCTGTTGACCGCGCTCACCCAGCTCGAGAGCCGCATGGGCGGGTCGCCGGGCGAACGGGCAGCGGCCGACCTCGTCGCCGAGGCGTTCGAACGCGTCGGCGTGGCGAACGTCGGTCTCGAGTCGTTTCCGATCCAGTACTGGGAGCGCGGGAAGACGACGTTCACCGTTACCGAGCCCGTCGAACGCGAGTTCGAGGCGCTCGCACTCCCCTACGCTCCCGCAGCGGACCTCGAGGCGCCGCTGGTCGACGTCGGCTACGGGACCCCGGAGGAAATCGACGACGCGGGCGAGGCCGTCGAGGGAGCCATCGTCGTCGCGAGCACCACCACCCCGGCCGGCCAGCGTTTCGTCCACCGCATGGAGAAGTTCGGCCACGCCGTCGACGCGGGCGCGCGGGGGTTCGTCTTCGCCAACCACGTTCCCGGACAGCTGCCACCGACGGGGGCGCTCCGGTTCGACCGCGAGGCGGCCATCCCCGGGATCGGCGTCAGCGCGGAGACTCACGACTGGTTGACGGAGTACGCCAATTCACCGGCGGCTGACCCGGACGAATCCGCGAACGCCCGGGCCAGTCTGCGCGTCGAGGCGACGACGACCGACGGCTCGAGCCAGAACGTCGTCGGCACCCTCGGACCCGATACTGACGACGAACTTCTCCTGCTTGCTCACTACGACGCCCACGACGTCGCCGAAGGGGCCCTCGACAACGGCTGTGGCGTCGCGACGGTCCTCGGCGCCGCGTCGGTTCTCGCTGCCGTCGAGTCGGATCTGGGGTGTCGGGTCCGCGTCGCCGCCGTTGGCTGCGAGGAAATTGGGCTACTGGGCGCCGAAGCCCTTGCCGAGCGCCTCGACCTCGAGTCCGTCCGCGCCGTCGTGAACGTCGACGGAGCGGGCCGGTTTCGGAATTTGCAGGCGTACTCCCACGCCTCAGAAGAGATGCGGGCGCTAGCGACCGAAGTCGGTGAACACTACGGTCAGCCGGTCGTTCACGAGCCCGATCCGCACCCGTTCAGCGACCACTGGCCGTTCCTCCGGGCCGGCGTACCTGCCCTCCAGTTACACAGCGAACCGGCCGGCGGCGGCGAGCGAGGGCGTGGCTGGGGACACACGGCTGCCGACAGCCGCGATAAAGTCGACGTGCGGAATATTCGAACGCACACCATGCTCTCGGCCGTCCTGGTTCGAGTACTCTCGAGGCGAACCCCACCTCGAATCGACGGCGCGGATCTCCGGGATGCATTTCGAGAACAGCACTACGAACCAGGGATGCGCGCGTCGGATACTTGGCCTCGCGCCTGGGACTGACGGCGGGGCGCTCCTCGAAACCGGTCGTGGACACCGATCAGGCGTCCGGGGCACCCTCGAGAATCGCCACCCCGCTCGAGGCGCCGATTCGCTCGGCACCAGCCTCGATCATGTCCATCGCTTTCTCGTAGCTCCCGACCCCGCCGCTCGCCTTGACCGGGAGGTACTCGCTCATCAGTTCCACGTCCGCGACGGTGGCCCCGCCATCGGCGAACCCGGTCGACGTCTTGACCATCGTCGCGTCGGCCGCCTTCGCCGCCTCGCAGGCTGCGCGCTTCTCCTCGTCGGTCAAAAGCGCCGTCTCGATGATCACCTTGACAGGGATGGGGACGGCCGCGACCAGTTCCTCGAGTTCGGCTTCGACTGCGTCCGTCTCGCCGGCTTGCAGGAGGCCGACGTTGATTACCACGTCGAGTTCGTCGGCACCGGCCTTCCAGGCGAGTTCGCCCTCGAGATGTTTCACCTCGTGGTCGTGCTGGCCGTGCGGGAAGCCGATGACGGTCGCGAGCGTGACGTCCGGGTGGGTTTCGGCGGCGCTTTCGACCGCGTACGGCGGAATGCAGGCGTTCATCCCGTGTTCTGCAGACTCGTCCAGGACGCGTTCGACGTCCGACGGCGTCGTTTCGGGGCCGAGGACGGTGTGGTCGATCAGGGGTGCGAGTTCGCTGCGGTCCATACCGGCCCGACTCGCTCGTGGGATAAAAAGGCGCCCGGTAGTGTGCGGTCTCCGGACCGACGGTCGTGGCAGTTACCTCGAGACGTCCACCTCGAGGTCGTCACGCTCGACAGCGAGTCGGAACGTGGGAACCGTCCGGTACTCGACCTCGACGACGTCCTTGCGCCGGAGACTCTGGAGACCGGATCGGACGTCCTCGACGTCGGGGTCGACGTCGAACGCGTCCCGGAGGGCGTGGAGGACGGCGACGACGCTCTGTGAACGCTCCTCGGGTCCGGCGAGTACCTCGACGATTTGCGCCTGGAGCTCGGGCACGCGGATCCGCGATGGCGGTCCCTCGCCCTCTTCGCTGACGACGCCGGGTTCGACGTCGACGAGTTCGGCCGCTTCGGGCGTCGCCCGGATCAGGCTGTTGTCGTCCCGAAAGTAGTACTCTTCCAGCTCGTTCTCGAGGAACTGGTGTACCTCGCTCCCGCTCTCGAGGTTCCACCGATCCTGCAACTCGCTGTTTTTCGTCGGCTGTAGCTCCACCACGTCCGCCAGTCGATCGCGAGCCTCCTCGGAGAGCGTCATCCTCGTATCACCTCGACGTACGTGGGTCCGCTATTTTTGCGTTGCGTCACGGGGACGGGACTCGAGTCGCGATTGGACTCGACCAGCGACGGGGTATGCCCGCGGCGAGACTCCGGTACCCGTTACGCTTCGACGCGAACGTCGAATCGCGTCGTGATCAGGGTTCCAGCGGGTTTGGTCTGGAGGAACAGCCGGTACCGACCGGGCGTCGGAAACCGTACGCGAAACGCCGCGCGACCGCTCTCGGCAGCCGTCTCCTCCGGGTGAACGTGGAGGTATGCCAGATCACCTTCTCGTAGCGCGACGAGATGACCGAGCGCACCAAGGTATCGGTCCAAGCGGGCGACGGCCCCGTCCTCCGTCAGGACCTCGAACGCCAGTTCGGTGTTTTCGCCGGCCTCAACGCCGTCCGCCAGGAGTTCGACTTCGTACCCGTCCGCGGCGCCGCGTCGGGACGATCCGGGTCGCGGCTCGACATCATCGACGCCGGAGGCGAACAGGTCGTACCCGAGCGTCGTCGCTCGCCCGTCGACGACCACGTCTACGAACGCGCGATAGACGCCCGGGTCGGGGAACGCGAGCCGTTCGAGTCGCCAGGTTCCATCCGAATCCAGTTCGGGGTGGCGGTGCTGAAACCGGGTCAGATCTCGACGCACCACGATGAGGTGAGCGCGCTGCCCATGGGCGGTCTCGAAGTCGGTCACGACCGACCCGTCCTCGACGATTCGGAACGACCAGTTCGTCCGCTCTCCCGGATCGAATCGCGTCTCCGACGGAACGAGTCGGAGACCGTTCGCGGCGAGCGAGAGGCCGGCCGGCACGGCGTGTCCGACGGCGTCCATTCCTCGAGTCGAGTTCCGAGAATCGTCGTGACCGTCGTGGTTGGAGTGGTGTTCCATACCGTTCGGAACGGTCGCTATCTACGTAATTACGGTGCGCGCGGAATCGTCGACGTCGTCACCGCGCCCTGATCGAGCGTCGTCATCCCGATAAATTCCCCAACGGAGCGATCGGTTCGGATTCGAAATTTCAACTGGACGGAGAGCCGACGGCAGCCGAGGAGCTACACCGACCGGTGGCCATTACACTACAAATCGAGGTGTAAGCATCACTCGAGCGCGTCGACGCGCGAGAAGACGAATTCCCGGAGCAACTTCCCGGCCAGCGAGGCGGCCTGGCCGTCGTCGCGGTCGTTGACTTCGACCGCGTCGAACCCGGTCGCGTACGGCGCGACGGCCCGCACGACGTCGCGCATCGTCCGGGGCTCGAGGCCGAACGGTTCCATCGTCCCTGTTCCCGGCGCGTAGGCCGGGTCGGCGCCGTCGATGTCGACACTGAGGTACGCCTCCCGACCCTCGAGGCGGTCCTCGAGTTGGGGGACGAACTCCGCGGCCTCGTCGGGAGGAACGACGGTCACGTCGTTCTCACTCGCCCACTGCCACTCCTCCTCGCTCCCCGTCCGTGCACCGAGGATGATCGCCTCCTGGACGTCGATGTCGGGCGCGTCATCGTAGTCGTCGGGATCGAGGATGCGTCGGGTCACGCAGGCGTGACTGAGCGGGTTGCCGTCGTACTCGCTTCGCAAGTCGAGGTGAGCGTCCAGACAGACGAACACGTCCGGGTCGACCGCGCCCGCACCCGCCGCCGAGACGGTGTGTTCGCCGCCGAGCAACAGGGGGACGGCGTCGTCCCAGTGGACGTCGCGCAGGGTGCCCTCGAGGAACTCGAGGTACTCGTCTACCGCGTCCCAGGCGTGGACGTCGCCCGCGTCGTGGACGCTGCAGTCGGTGAATCGCCGGTCCGTCCGGTGGTCGTAGTCGTCGAACGTCTCCGAAAAATGGCGGATGCGTCGGGGACCGAAGCGAGTCCCCGGCGCGAAGGTCGTCGATGCGTCGAGGGGCGCACCGACGACCACGAAGTTCGCCTCCGTTCGATCGGCGGTCGCCCCCGGGTACATCAGACGATCTTGCGCTGGCCTTCCATCTCGAGGTACTCGATGTTGTCGTCGGGGGACGCGTCGACGTCCTCGGGAATGCGCATCGTGATGGTCTCGTAGGTCTCGAGGTCCATGACCTGCATGTCGTTACCGTCGACGGAGACGATCTGACCCTGTTTGCGGTTGATGATCGGGACCCAGATTTTCGCATCGACGGGCTGGGACAGCGACCGTCGCTTGCCGTCGAAGACGCCTCGAGCCTCGATTCGGGCCTTGGCGCTGCCGTGTTTGCCGGGCTTTGCCGTCGAGTAGGAGTCGATTTTACACGCTGCGTCGTCAATCAGGACGTAGCCGCCTTCTCCGAGGTCGCGAACTTCTTTCTGTTGCTTCGCCATACAGCGGGGTAATCAATCGAACGTGATAAAGGGATTGAATCGCGCTCTGTGTCGAATCGACGGCCTCGAGCGGTCGATCGGCCCGGACAGCGGGGACCGCACATTGCGTCTTCAGGTCGCGCTGATCCGCGGTGCCACGAGGTACTCAACGTCGCCGCCTCCGTCGGCGAACTCGTAGCGGATCGATAGCGGTTTCTCGGTACCCAGCCCGAGACCGACGTCGACGCCACCCGGCATCGCCCGATTGATCGACGCGAGGTAATCGACGGAGAACAGGGAGGAGGTGTCCGCTGGCTCGAGGTCGACGAGGTCGCTCGCCGACAGCGTGAGCGAGACGTCGTCCGTGTCTCCGTCCGCGCGGACCGCGAACACCTCGTCGGCGGCGTCGAGTTCGAATTCGAGGTGCGTCGAGACCATCTCGGCGGCCCGCACCGAGCGATCGAAGGTCTCGGCACTGGCGACCACTGATCCCGCGAGGTCGAACGCGTCGCTCGAGCCCTCCTGCGGGGAGCGAATCGTCTCCGGATCGAGGAGCGCGAGCGTGTACTCGAGTTCGTCGATGCGAATCGAGAGCGTTCGACTCTCGGCGTTCACCTCGAGGGCGACGAACTGGTCGCGGTCGGCGATACTCACGACGTCGCGAAACCGTTCGAGGTCGATTCCGAGGTGATCGGGAGCCCCCTCGAACGACTCGAAGGCGGCTCGCTCGAGCGTGACGTCCGCACGGACGACGGTCGCCGCGTCGATTGCCGCGAGGCGGAGCCCATCGGGGTCGACGTACAGGTGACACTCGTCGAAGACGGCGTACGCGACGTCGACGGTTCGTTTGATCGTTCCGGCGTCGAGCACGCCGCGGAACGTCGTGGTAGCGCTCGAGTTCGACTCCTGAACTGTTTGCTCGACCATACCCCGTCAACCTCGAATGAGAGGGAAAAGTGTTCCTAGCCAAATTGATAGATAACTCAAAATGGGGTACCTATATATGTGTGTGGATTAGTAGATAATCCATATCAAATTATGAAAGGCGACAGCCGTCCCCGCGGAATCCTGAGCAGCGCCGACCGCGCGTTCCTGCGCGGCGAGTCCGACCTCGCGAGCGTCCAGTCCGAGCGCAACACGCGTGCTCGCATCCGCGAACGACTCTACCAGGGCGTTCGCGACTTCGAACTGCTCGTCGAATCGCTCTCCGACGACGACCGGAAACTCGTCTTCGAGAAACGGTTCGGCGAAATCGACGGTACCGAGGCGTTCGACGCGATGGTCTCGGCGGTGGCCTTCCTCTACCTGGCCGCGGACGACACCGACATCGAGTTCGAGACCCTCCTGACGGAAGGGATCAATCTCGCGGAAGCACGCCGGGACCGCGCCGCGACGGTCTCGCTGGACGTGACCTACCAGTCGCTTACCGTCGATCAGTTGCGACACAAACTGAAGCGGGGCGAACCCCTCTCGCTCACCGAAATCGCCTATCTCCACGACAGCGAGGAGATTCGACGGGACGAACTGGCGCAATACTTCTCCGACGTCGACGACGTGGACGAGATCGACGACGGCCGAATCCAGTCGAAGATGACGAACTTTTGACTTACCCAATTACGCGACCCACGCGCTCGAGACCCTCCTCGAGTTTCTCGGTCGGCAAGCCGAATCCGATGCGGAAGTAGTCCTCGAAGCCGAAGAGGTCGCCTGGTGCGAGAACCACACTCTCCTCCTCGACGACGGTCCGGCAGAACTCGGTCCCGTTCTCGAAGCAGTCGGGAATCGTCACGAACCCGTTGACGCCGACGGGATCGTACCACTCGAGGCCGTGGGCGTCGACGAACTCGCGAACGCGGTCGCGGTGGGCCGCCGCGAGGGCGCGGTTCTCCTCGAGGATGTCGTCCTCCTGCTCGCCGAGGGCCTGTTTCGCGACGTGCTGGCCGAAGATGGAGGGCGAGATCGTCGTGTAATCCTTCCAGGTCCAGGCGGCCTCGATCACCTCGCGGTCGCCGACGAGCCAGCCGAAGCGGGTCCCGGCGAGACCGTAGGCCTTCGTGAGACTCGTCGTCGAGAGGCCGTGAGGTCCGAGGCTGGCGACGGGCGGCAGCGGGTCGTCGGCGAGCAGGCGGTAGACCTCGTCACAGAGCAGATAGGCGTCGTTGTCCGCCGCCAGGTCGTAGAGCGCCTCGACTCGCTCGAGCGGGTGATACCGACCCGTGGGATTGTTCGGGTTGTTGAGGACGATGACCCGGGTGTCGGGGCGGATCGCGTCGGCGACCGCGTCGACCTCGAGTTCCCACCTTGGCGGCTCGAGCGAGACTCGCGTGACCTCGCCGACGGCCTCGGGGACGGCGTGGAGCGCCTGGTAGGTGGGCGTGACAACAACGGCGTGGCCGTCCCCCACGGTCTGCGACGACGACGCGTCGGCGCCGAGCAGCGACAGAAACGTCAGGAAGTTCGCCTCCTGAGTGCCGACGGTGAAGAGCACCTCGTCTGCCTCGCGGTCGTATCGATCCGCGATGTCGGCCCGGAGGTCGGGGTCGCCGTCGGTGGGAATCACGTACCCCAGGTCGCCGGGATCGGTGTCGAATCGACTCGCCGGCAGACTCCGGATGCCACTCTCGGCGAGCATGACGTCCGCCTCGTGTTCGTACTCGGCGAACCAGCGCTCGAGGCCGAAGGGTTCGATGTGCATGCCAAAATGAGAGGGACGAGACGGCAAAGAGTCACCGACTCGCTATCACCAAAACCCGAATTGCTACCACTGAAACCCGACTCGCTCGTCCCCCGCTGGCGGCTCGAGCGGACTCGGCGGCAACTCAGCGGCGACCTCGGGGTCGTTGTAGACGCCGGGAGCGACGTCGTTGGGGCCGTCGGGATAGTACAGCGCGGCCAGCAACTGAATCTGCCCGCGGCCGACGCCGAGTTCGAACTGCCCGCCGCCGTAACACCGAATCCCGTGCTCCTCGCAGTAGGCGATTGTCTCGAGCAACGACTCGAGCGAGCCGAATCGGGAGGGCTTGACGTTCAACCAGCGGGGCTCCCACGGCAGCGCCTCGACGTCCTCGACCCCGTGGATCGGGGCGTCCCAGGAAAGTCGGTTCTGAACCTTCGGAGCCTCGAGCAGCGGGTGCGTCTCCTCGGTTACACCCGGATCCTCGATTACGGCCTCCGGGAACGACTCGAGGACGCGTTCGTAGAACACGGGGTCTGCTGGAACGTCCACGTCGGTCCCCTCGTACTGTCCCTTCAGGTCGAGGATTCGGACGGCGTCGGTCGCCACCAGGTCGTCGATCACGGCGCCGGTCCATTCGGGCGTCGGATCGAGTTTGAACTCGAGGGACGGAACGGCTTCGCGAAGGCGCTCGACCCGATCGACTGACGGCGGCTCCCCGAGGCGGGTGCTCGCGACGAAGCGGAGCGGTTTCGGTTCGCGGTCGAGTGCGTCCCCGAGCGAGGTTCCGGCCTGGCGTAGCGCCAGGTCGAGCGCCGCGCTCTCGAATGCCCAGCGTCGGTAGTCCTGGAAGTCCTCGCGGTCGGGTGGGCCCGCCGGAAACAGATCCAGGTCCTCGAGGCGGTCGGAGAACGACGCCAGCGTGAATTCGCCCTCGAATTCGCCGGTCGGCAATCCGACCCGGTGGAGGGCGTCGTGTTCCTCGGCATCGTAGGTGACGTCTTCGCCGCGGCCCGTGACTCGCGCGTCGCCACGGCCGCCAGCGCGACCGTCTTCGTGTGCGGACGCGGAACCCGGACCCGTGAACGCGACCTCCGTCGTCACCCGCGTAAAATCGCTCGAGGTGTCGCGCTCGAGTCGGTGGAGTTCGACGTCGTCGATGCGCACCTCGAGGTCGGCCAGTCGATCGAAGTCCATGGTCGTCGTTGAACTGCCAGGACGATGAACGTTGGTACGGCCTCGTTGCTCGCCCCCCTATACGAACCTGCGAAACAGCGACGTTACTCTTCTCCGCGTCGCTGCCTGAGGTTCTGGCGCGTGAACTGCGGTTTCGTCGAGATGGAACTCGGCGTCCGGAACGACCAGTAGAGGACGATCGAGAGGACGGCCGAAAAGACCGCCGCGACGACCGCCGCCACGGGCGCTCCTAAGGCGTAGAGGACGCCCATCGAGAACAGCGACATCGTCAACAACATGCCGTAGACCAGTCGCTTCGCCAGGGTGGCGAACACCTGATCGCTGTCCTCGACGCCGACCCGGACGAACTGGTCGTCCCGTTCGAATCGGTCGAGCGTCCGCTCGAGTTTCGGCGGGATCCTGACGGCGGATCGACTGGCATCCCTGACCTCGCCCGCAGTGTCCTCGAGGACCCGCTGGATCGACTCCTCGCGGTAGCCCTGTTCGGTGAGGTAGTCCGTCGCGGTGGCGATAAAGTCGAAGTCGGGATCGAGGGTCACGCAGACGCCCTCGACGACGGTCGCCACCCGGAGCACGAGCGCGAGATTCTTCGGGAGGCGGAACGGGAACTCGTAGATCGAGTCCTCGATCTGGCCGACGATCTGCTGGACGCGGTACTGCTCGATGTCTTCGCCGCGCGCGTCGGCGATGGCGAGTTCCATCACGTCGGCCATCACGGCTCGATCGGCCTCGGGACTCAGCGTTCCGATCGCGATGAGGGAGTCGAGGATCGCGTCGATGTCCTGGTTGGCGATCGCGATGTAGAACTCGACGATCCTGTCCTGGACGAATTCGTCGACGCGGCCGCTCATCCCGAAGTCGTAGAAGACGATCCGCCCGTCGTCGGTCACCGCCAGGTTTCCGGGGTGGGGATCGGCGTGAAAGACCCCGTCGTCGATGATCATCTGGAGGTACGACCGCTGGAGGTTCTCCGCGACCTGCTCGCGGTCGATCCCCTTTGCGTCGAGTTCGTCGACCTGGTTGATCTTCGTCCCGTCGATGTAGGCCATCGTCAGGACCCGGTCGCTCGAGTAAGCCTCGTACACCTCCGGGATAAGAAACCGGTCGTCGTCGTCGAAATTCGAGCGAATCTCGGCGAGCATCCGGGCCTCGCGATGGTAGTCCATCTCCTCGCGAATCGTCTTCGCGAACTCGTCGGCGAGGTTCTCGAGGGAGAACGACCTGGATTCGTCGACGAACCGAATCAGTATCGGGAGCGACCACCGGATCACCCGGAGGTCGGACTCGACGAGCGTCTCGATTCCCGGCCGCCGAATCTTGACGGCGACGTCGTCGCCGTCGATTGAGGCACGGTACACCTGCCCCAGACTGGCACCGCTGATTGCGTCGGTATCGAAGTCCTGAAAGCGGGTGTCGACCGAGCCGAGATCCTCCTCGAGCACGACTCGCGCGTCGGCCCAGTCGGCCGGGGGTACCTCGTCCTGGAGCGCCGAGAGCACGTCGATGTACGCCGGCGGGAGGACGTCTGGTCGCGTCGAGAGCAACTGCCCGAGTTTGATGAACGTCGGACCGAGGGTGAGCAACGACTCGAGCAGGACTTCCGCGCGCTCGCGATGGGTCTCCGAGCCGACGCGGCGTGGCCGTCCGAAGACGAGCCAGCGGCGGCGGTCGCGAGCGTACGCCAGCAACAGCGGCAGGAAGTGCCACGCGACGACGACGAATCGTCGATACGCGCGAAGGATGCCCAGGTCAAGTCACCCGGGTTAGACGTCCCCGTCGGCGTCTTCGGCGGTCGAGTCCTCGGGGTCGCTCACGACGTCGATCGGCGTCCTATCGGATCCCTCCCGTTTCGGCAGGGCGAGTTCGAGTACGCCCCGATCGACGCTCGCCTCGGCGTTCGACTCCGTCGCGTCGTCGGGCAGGGGGAGGTCGACGTCGAGAAAGAGCGGACGGTTCTCCTCGAGGTAGTGGTACTTCTCGGGGAGATCCTTCTGGCGGCGGGCCTCGATCCGAATGCGGCCGTCTTCGACGGCAACGTCCACGGTCTCGGCAGGGACCCCTGGCACGTCGAGCACGAGGAGGTAGGAGTCGTCGCTCTCGAGTAGATCGAAGAACGCGGCGTCGGAGAGGTCCCGGAGGGCGTCGCGCAGCGCTGACATAGTGACAGGTTCGAACGCCGCGACGAAAAAGGCCGCGGTCCCGACCGATCGTTCTCGGACCGACGAGCAGGTCAGATACCGCCGACGCCGACCGCGAGAGAGATGACGAGGAACAGGACACCCGCGAGCGTTGAGAGCAGTCCCCGGACCGCGACGCGGGATGCCGAACGGCGCTCGGTCACGTCGAAGAGCAGAAACGGCGGGCCGAGCAAACGGTGGCGAACGCGAGCCAGCAGACCCGACTCCGGCGGGACCGACCGCTCGACGACGGCGTTCACCTGTCCCGTCTCTCGAGAGGCCGTCGTGTCGCGCCGGGCCGTCCCGAGCAGGTGAACCGACTCCCCGACGTCCAGTCGACGCTCCAGATAGCGCCGGTCGCGCCCGGTCGAAATCTCGAGCGGCCCCAGCGAGAGGCTCGTGTTCTCGTCGGACACGTCCTCGTCGCGTTCGATGTGGCGGGCGATTGTCGCCGGGGGCGTCTCGCCTCCCTTCTCGCCTCCCTCGACGCGAATCCGCGCGTCCGTCGTGAGACGCAGGTCCGCCCCTCGCGGGTCGACCAGGACGTTCCCGTCTCGTCCTCGAGGCGGAACGGCACGACCTGAGTCCCACTGTCGATTTCGACCCACTTCGTGGTGCTCCCCGTGTTGGTCGACTTCCGGCGTTTCTCCTCGACGGCGTACTCGAGGGCGACACAGGCCGTCTCGGTGAACGGCGACTCGAGGACGTCGTCCCAGGCGAGCACGGTTCCAGACAGTTCGACGGACCCGCCGTTCGGCGTGTCGAGTACCGTGTGCGGCTCGCGTGCGAAGAGCCGATAGGCGAAGCCCAGTTCGCGGAGCCCGTAGCCGAGAAGGGCAACGCCGAGCAGTGCACCGAGGGCGGCCAGAGAGAGGACCAGGACGGACATGATTGAATACCAATGTATCGATGATGGTGAAAGTCGTCGGATTCGCGGCCGACCCGCACGTTTTTCATCGCCGGCCGTCCCTCTTTGCGATATGAAGGGTGCCGACCGCGACCGCAAGGAGTCGGGGTTCCGAGTGAGAACCCGCGTCGACGACGCCCGATCGATCCTCGAGGCGGCGCTCGAGGAGCGAAGCGTCCGATGTGACCAGGAACGCGTGGCACTCGAGCGCGCCGACGGGCGCGTCCTGGCCGAGTCGATCACCGCCGACGTCGACGTCCCCCACTACGAACGAGCGGCGATGGACGGCTACGCACTGCGAGCGGCGGACACGTTCGGTGCGAGCGAACGCTCGCCCGCCGTCTTGCGCCTCGAAGATCAGCCCGACTCCGAAACCACCCTCCCCCCGGAAACGGCCCGTCGGGTCCACACCGGCAGCGCCGTCCCCGCCGATGCCGACGCAGTCGTCATGCTCGAGCACGCCGAATCGCTCGCGGCGACGGGCGAACTCGAGGTGCTCGACGCGGTCGCTGAGGGTGAGAACGTCGCGCCCGTCGGGGAGGACGTCGAGGCCGGACAGCAACTGTACGAACCGGGCCACCGACTGCGGCCCTCGGACCTCGGCCTCCTCCGGTCGGCGGGGATCGACCGCCCACTCGTTTCGAACCGACCGACCGTCGGCGTCGTGCCGACCGGCGAGGAGGTCGTCCAGGCCGATCCCGACCCTGGCGAGGTGATCGAGACAAACGGGCTGACGGTCTCGCGACTGGTCGAGCGGTGGGGCGGTCGCGCGACCCACCGCGAGATCGTGACGGACGACGCCGAGGCGCTTCGCGTGGCGATCCAGCGCGATCTGACGAAGGAAGTCGTCGTCACGACTGGCGGGTCTTCGGTCGGCCAGCGGGATCTCCTGCCGGAG from Natronosalvus rutilus includes:
- a CDS encoding M28 family metallopeptidase, yielding MTTPTDPDDSSRLERTLGRAWSDDRPWELLTALTQLESRMGGSPGERAAADLVAEAFERVGVANVGLESFPIQYWERGKTTFTVTEPVEREFEALALPYAPAADLEAPLVDVGYGTPEEIDDAGEAVEGAIVVASTTTPAGQRFVHRMEKFGHAVDAGARGFVFANHVPGQLPPTGALRFDREAAIPGIGVSAETHDWLTEYANSPAADPDESANARASLRVEATTTDGSSQNVVGTLGPDTDDELLLLAHYDAHDVAEGALDNGCGVATVLGAASVLAAVESDLGCRVRVAAVGCEEIGLLGAEALAERLDLESVRAVVNVDGAGRFRNLQAYSHASEEMRALATEVGEHYGQPVVHEPDPHPFSDHWPFLRAGVPALQLHSEPAGGGERGRGWGHTAADSRDKVDVRNIRTHTMLSAVLVRVLSRRTPPRIDGADLRDAFREQHYEPGMRASDTWPRAWD
- the deoC gene encoding deoxyribose-phosphate aldolase: MDRSELAPLIDHTVLGPETTPSDVERVLDESAEHGMNACIPPYAVESAAETHPDVTLATVIGFPHGQHDHEVKHLEGELAWKAGADELDVVINVGLLQAGETDAVEAELEELVAAVPIPVKVIIETALLTDEEKRAACEAAKAADATMVKTSTGFADGGATVADVELMSEYLPVKASGGVGSYEKAMDMIEAGAERIGASSGVAILEGAPDA
- a CDS encoding DUF5797 family protein, whose amino-acid sequence is MTLSEEARDRLADVVELQPTKNSELQDRWNLESGSEVHQFLENELEEYYFRDDNSLIRATPEAAELVDVEPGVVSEEGEGPPSRIRVPELQAQIVEVLAGPEERSQSVVAVLHALRDAFDVDPDVEDVRSGLQSLRRKDVVEVEYRTVPTFRLAVERDDLEVDVSR
- the speB gene encoding agmatinase; translation: MYPGATADRTEANFVVVGAPLDASTTFAPGTRFGPRRIRHFSETFDDYDHRTDRRFTDCSVHDAGDVHAWDAVDEYLEFLEGTLRDVHWDDAVPLLLGGEHTVSAAGAGAVDPDVFVCLDAHLDLRSEYDGNPLSHACVTRRILDPDDYDDAPDIDVQEAIILGARTGSEEEWQWASENDVTVVPPDEAAEFVPQLEDRLEGREAYLSVDIDGADPAYAPGTGTMEPFGLEPRTMRDVVRAVAPYATGFDAVEVNDRDDGQAASLAGKLLREFVFSRVDALE
- a CDS encoding translation initiation factor IF-5A, which codes for MAKQQKEVRDLGEGGYVLIDDAACKIDSYSTAKPGKHGSAKARIEARGVFDGKRRSLSQPVDAKIWVPIINRKQGQIVSVDGNDMQVMDLETYETITMRIPEDVDASPDDNIEYLEMEGQRKIV
- a CDS encoding DNA polymerase sliding clamp, which gives rise to MVEQTVQESNSSATTTFRGVLDAGTIKRTVDVAYAVFDECHLYVDPDGLRLAAIDAATVVRADVTLERAAFESFEGAPDHLGIDLERFRDVVSIADRDQFVALEVNAESRTLSIRIDELEYTLALLDPETIRSPQEGSSDAFDLAGSVVASAETFDRSVRAAEMVSTHLEFELDAADEVFAVRADGDTDDVSLTLSASDLVDLEPADTSSLFSVDYLASINRAMPGGVDVGLGLGTEKPLSIRYEFADGGGDVEYLVAPRISAT
- a CDS encoding aminotransferase class I/II-fold pyridoxal phosphate-dependent enzyme; this translates as MHIEPFGLERWFAEYEHEADVMLAESGIRSLPASRFDTDPGDLGYVIPTDGDPDLRADIADRYDREADEVLFTVGTQEANFLTFLSLLGADASSSQTVGDGHAVVVTPTYQALHAVPEAVGEVTRVSLEPPRWELEVDAVADAIRPDTRVIVLNNPNNPTGRYHPLERVEALYDLAADNDAYLLCDEVYRLLADDPLPPVASLGPHGLSTTSLTKAYGLAGTRFGWLVGDREVIEAAWTWKDYTTISPSIFGQHVAKQALGEQEDDILEENRALAAAHRDRVREFVDAHGLEWYDPVGVNGFVTIPDCFENGTEFCRTVVEEESVVLAPGDLFGFEDYFRIGFGLPTEKLEEGLERVGRVIG
- a CDS encoding ABC1 kinase family protein gives rise to the protein MLAYARDRRRWLVFGRPRRVGSETHRERAEVLLESLLTLGPTFIKLGQLLSTRPDVLPPAYIDVLSALQDEVPPADWADARVVLEEDLGSVDTRFQDFDTDAISGASLGQVYRASIDGDDVAVKIRRPGIETLVESDLRVIRWSLPILIRFVDESRSFSLENLADEFAKTIREEMDYHREARMLAEIRSNFDDDDRFLIPEVYEAYSSDRVLTMAYIDGTKINQVDELDAKGIDREQVAENLQRSYLQMIIDDGVFHADPHPGNLAVTDDGRIVFYDFGMSGRVDEFVQDRIVEFYIAIANQDIDAILDSLIAIGTLSPEADRAVMADVMELAIADARGEDIEQYRVQQIVGQIEDSIYEFPFRLPKNLALVLRVATVVEGVCVTLDPDFDFIATATDYLTEQGYREESIQRVLEDTAGEVRDASRSAVRIPPKLERTLDRFERDDQFVRVGVEDSDQVFATLAKRLVYGMLLTMSLFSMGVLYALGAPVAAVVAAVFSAVLSIVLYWSFRTPSSISTKPQFTRQNLRQRRGEE